Sequence from the Rhizophagus irregularis chromosome 5, complete sequence genome:
TATATTCTAAGAATATTGTTACCATAATTATTTACCGAATATTTTTTGATCTGTTAAGccataaacaaaaatattattaatgtaaaaataataaattaaaatttataaagtaaattactatacctcatttaaaaattcgttagtaatatttagtgagttatataaacattttaaagcaacttttttattcgCCCGCTTTTTATCTGAATCATAATATGACGGTCCATCTTTCCATATAGCTGCATATACCGTAGCAAAACCACCTTtacctatttttttaatattgtaaaactgactgtatggtatccagccaaatataatatcataggattcattgatttttgatttcatttcttgaattaaattatcaatcttttcatttccacttatCCGATTTTTTGTCATGTAATATACATCATTAGAAACTATAATGTATTCTCTTGTaattggattttgagatattccatatattttttcatttctattaattaatgattgcttaacctataataaaaaaaattatgttatattgataaaaaaatttgaatttaatttatagaggAAGTAAGTACCTTGTTTAGAAACtcatcaatattttgtaaattatatgaaCATTTTAAAACAACTTCTTTATCTGATTCTCTGATATATTTCTTGTTGTTCCAAATGATTCCCCAATATAATGGGCCATCTAACCATTTTGCTGAATATAccttagaaaatttatttttacttacttCTTTAATGTCATTAAACTGGttgtatggtatccactcAAATATAAAATCCAATGGATCATTGATTTCCATCCGCATTTTTCGAATAAAAttatcgatttttttatttccgcttgtccttttaaataaatctttaatttgaCATGTTTTACACCATCTATAagatatatttgtatatttttcgTTACATTTTTCGCAATATACATCTTGAAAAGCCATAAgataatcttttgtatttggATCTTGTGATATTCCgtatatcatattatttttaataattaaggaTTGTTTAacctatatataaataagattatcattattagggtaaaaagatttaaattaaattataaagaaatttcatactttgtttaaaaattcttcaatattttgtaaattatgtaaatattttagagCAAGTTCTTTATCTGATcctcttatatatttttttttctaatatccCAAAATAATGGGCCATCCATCCATTTTGCTGAATATACcgtagaaaatttattattgtttacttctttaatattattaatctgattgtatggtatccactcAAATACAATTTCCGACGGGTCATTAATTTCTATCTgtttttcttgaataaaattatcaattttttcatttccactggtccaattaAGTAAATCTTTGATTTGACACGTCTTACACCATTTATAagatatatttgtataatctTTGTTACATTTTTCGCAATGTATGTCTTGAATAactatgatataataatttgtatttggATCTTGTGACATTCCGTacatcatattatttttagtactTAAGGATTGTtcaatctatataataaaatggattattattatgataaaaaaagatttaaattaatttatatgatagaGAAATTTCATACTTTGTTTAGAAATTCATCAATACGTTGTATATTatgtgaatattttaaaataacttcaaCATCTGAtcttcttatatattttttattccaagTTTCCCAATATAATGGTCCGTCTATCCATGTTGCTGAAAGACtatcttcatttttttctttaatgttagtaaactgattgtatggaaTCCACTCAAAAACATTATTCCATGAgtaattaatttctatttgcttttcttgaataaagttatcaattttttcattttcactagtccagttagtaaaattttcccataaataaattattgaacaTTGTTTACACCATTTTTTATCTACATTCATATAAACTTTACTacattttatacaatattttttatctagTTTTTCTTGAAAAGCTATTATATATTTCCCTGTATCTGggttttgagatattccaaatacatcaaaattaattgaatgttCTTTGacctattatatatataaataaataaattaatattaaaaaaacacaCATTAATTTTGTGTATAAATtacatacctcatttaaaaattcaccAATACTTTGTTTATGtggatattttaaaataatttctatatcTGATCTTCttacacattttttattccaaGTATCCCAATATAAAGGACCATTTTTCCATTTTACtgaatataatgtaaaaaggtaatctttattcaattctttaatgttaataaactgattgtatgatatccattcaaatattttatcatcgTAATCACTGATTTTTagttgcattttttgaataaaatcatcaatctttttatttttactagtccactttgtaaaattttcttttaaataatctattGGGCATTTTTTGCACCATTTATggtatatatttgaatattttttattacattttttacagtataaatcttgaaaaactataatataatccaTTGTATTTGGATTTGAGATATTccgtatatatttttatttttgatatttaaggATTGTTtaacctatataatataataaaaaagattattattatggtaaaaagatttacattaatttatatgatagaGAAAATTTCATACTTCGTTTAGAAATTCATCAATACTTTGTATATTACGTGAATATTCCAAAACTACCCCAACATTTGATTttcttgtataatttttattcctAGTTTCCCAATATAATGATCCGTCCATCCATATTGCTGAAAGACTATCTTCATTCATTTCCTTAATGTTagtaaactgattgtatggaaTCCACTCAAATACAATATCCCGTATGTctttaatttctatttgtttttttttgaataaagttatcaattttttcatttccacttgtccaattagtaaaatttttcctAAAATAATGGAGTTGGCATTGcctgtatataaatatacgtttttcataataaattcttgcatatgataatattataaaggtGACAGACAATTATGTCAATTGCAGCAATAAAGATAATTACGATATGATAAGTATCCATTTcttaatattagaaataaaaaaagtaggaTTTATAATGAATACTTTTGTAAAgattgaatatatttattttttttgtatggaGTATATAGCAATTTgtatattacaatttaaaaattgcgtGCATGGTTTACGCCAACCTGCATTATTTAACGCCAAATTGAAGCCTGCagatcaattataatttagagaATTTTCCGATTcattgttaattatttgattcagTGATACTCAcaagaaattataaagtagTTGGCTTATCTTACAGGTCATATATTATTTCGtactgtttaattttttaaaattttatgcacAACCACTTTAGGccagtttcttttttacgtCCTTCTATTCCTTAAAGTTTTTACGTTAGTATATCTACGGATAACCTCTCACAAGCAGAACTACTATTTTACGTCTTTACAAACCTATAGAATTCTACCAACTTTCTTTCACTTTTCGCAAATTGCCACCAGCTGTGGGATGTGATCGCTGAGGAAGTGATACAATCAACTCACATGAACGGGCGTGATATTACCTATTACGTTTAGATTCGTCATGAAAAACAACGAAGACTTGCttccaataaaaatatgagTCATGTTATAAGCACATTTCTCACGTTCGTCTTTTCCTATAATCACCAATTTCTGTGGATAAATATTTCCGACGAACTATGTACaaagattattaaaagataaagtaGTAGCTTTACCGCCTTTACGAAACAGAATATATTCAACATCAGATAAAAATCGAAAAACGAAGACTTAACAAGTTTTCgtacaaaaaatatatcatatttctgggttttttattttcagtgtTCTTGGAACCAGCTGGCGTTGCACAAAACACCATAATATCACATGCGACCGATCGCATTCCACGTGATCACAAATTTTACGTTCAATAAACTTAAAGTCCATAACAAACGCCTTGGAATTGAATACACTTGCACTATCAGGCGGTACACAGATCCACCATGGAAAAGAGATCTATCGTAAGCTATACCGATTAATGAAATTCGACATTATGAACGTTGGAAGTTTGAACCGCATAACTTTGTCTCTGACGATAAGGtggtttaataaatttttatttattaaatttttaaaaaaaaataattaatatttttttttccattacaaaattccatatatacagtatctatttttttttttcactatatataaattctgtaattaggtatttatgaaataaatatattaattatggcGCAGCAAATGTCATGTGATAGTACGCGAAAAATCATAAAATGTGGGATTTTTAAGTGCGGGACTGTGGCGggttaaaattgataaaataggtggaaataaataaaataaataaatttattataaacgcaaaatttatatgttaattTGATCGGTTAATCGATCATTATTTTCCGATCGACTAGTTACGTAAAACTTTTCTGTACCCACCCCTAAAATATTacctataattaaatattttttacgagaatattagaaaaaagatatggttaaaaatttgaagaagtgaataaaatagaaaaggaTAAAGGTATAAATTTAAAGGATAAAAGAAAGCGTAAAAATGCGATGGATAACGGGAaagtagaataaaataaaaaaattaagaaaattgaaaaaacaaacgaaaataaaaaaattggaaaatatgATTCGTTTAGTaacaaaagatagattaatAAGTAAAggaaaatcaattaaaaacaCGTGTAGTACGGTAATAAAACAGTTATATTAACGTAGTGTAATAGgactaaattaaattatataattattagtatagtTCTTTAATATATAGATAGATTTTAGGATAGACTGGGTTTAGTTATAGAGGATaacttgattttaattttgtcattttctaggtattttgcataattatgtaatcaatataattgatcttaattaataaatgcgttactaaatttaaaaaaacctataattaaatatttaaattattcattttaatatgatttgtTTAAATTCATTAGTCGATACATAACGAATAATCAATACATTatacatttttcatatttataacttCAAAAGAATACATTTCATACAACTTTATAAGCAGggcataaaattaaaaattaaaattattatcatcattattccTTTATTCTGTTTTTTTAACGACTTTATCTATGATCTGATGCTTTAATACATTTTTGTGTATGTAACAACGAACACTATTGCAAGGTTTACTTACATCTATTATTgcagtataataatttttaataaaataattccattataaacatgaaaaagaataataagCACAAGAACCAGAcgcattttaaataaagattatatttattgcgtcataaaattttttttaaacgatcaaaattaattatttattttaaaaattaagtatcAGATTACATTAgctaatacatataatatatatttaaatttgccATTGTATAATAGTATACTAGTTTTATATCTCTATTCTATCACATTTGATAagttataaatgtataattttaccaaaaaaaattaaatatgtattatatttgGTACAATATCTATGTAATGTACGTAACAATTTAAAAAGCTACTTTATATTTAGCAGTAATAATGTTACAAAAATGTCTTTTTACCCTCTTTAATCATATATGGACGGTCTGAATCAGAAGATTTTAATCTTTTGTGGATAGCATTAGGACATTGGCTACCCAAACCATCACTGCTGCAACATTTACTGACACCACCTATACTAGTGCAGCATAAATTACAGCAAGTTTGAAAGGTATCAAGGTTACATGCATCAAGTAGAGCACAAACAGGTTTGCAAGTGGGAGTATTGGTGGAGAATATACTGGTGATAGTGGTAGTAGCAATTGCAGTGGAGGTTGCAAAAGCGGTGGTGGTTACAGTTTTGGGCTTTTGACATGGCAAGGTAACGGTTGGAGTACAATAGACGGTAACTTTGCACTTTTTACATTCGTTATACCTCTTTTTGCACCTTTTGTCATGTTTATTCCTGCACCTTTTACATTTACTACATTTGGAAGATTGATAGACTTTTTTATCAGGAATACATTTAACCCGGTTATTCGTTCTTTTTACAATAGCTGGGAGTACTGTGACGGTTGAAGTTGTGACTGTAGTTGTTGTGGACGTAGTTGTAGTTATAGACGTAGTAGTGGTGGTAGTAGCCTTTGGGCAATTTGTAGGGCGAATGGTCTTAGTATAATGCCGTGTTTTGGTAACGGTAGTGCAATGTCCAGTTACTACAGGCAACAAATAAAAGAGTGTCAAGAAGAGAAAGCCTAATAAACTTCTATTCAACCACATTTTGGAAAGGACAGTTGTAAGAGAATGAGTGAAATATTAGGAGATAAGATTAAACTTCGAAAAATGAAAGATAAGTCTCAAGTCTCATTTTTTTcgtatatttatagaaaaaatatcagatatgatctaaaaaatatgatcTACTAGTTAATACTACATAGATATTGTATGTAATAAAACTTGCTTTAATATATGATCGACCTTTAGAGCCAATATGATCTATGAATCAAACGCACGCAACGAACgtttatgattataattacCATATATAGTATTTAAAGATGTTAATCGTTTGTTTGTTtgttcaaattaataaatcttgCCTCAATAAATGATCGACAATAtaacatattaataattacgtTACACATAATGTAACTGGTGTATCCCAgctatttataacatttataccaatttaaatttaaccgTGTTAGTTATCATAACGGATAATAGATAAAGTAGTATAATTGTAACCTTATGGTAATACGCCACCTAATATTCCGTGCGCTTAATAACTACTTTGTTCCAGCGAAGATACTTTATAATAGCCGAATTCAATAAAAGATTGGatggttaaaattttaaccaattttaaCCCATAAATAAACCGGAACCATTCAAAATCTCGACGATCAGAACGCAAAACCTGATGTTCatcctaaaaatttaaaaaatctcgAAACTTAATTATTCCTGAATCCTAACACTCATTTATCCCGAaacattatcttttttattaattttatatttcgcaAATTTCgcaaaaatatggtttggtttttttattacataatcaatgatttttaataatatgtaaaaattttgtaaaaaatctaacgatttatattaatactattaagtATCAGGACAatgaatatttgaataatgaGTGTTAAGTTTCATTCGGGATTATGATTGTGAATGGCGAATGCCGAATTTGTGTTATAAGGGCGTCAAATTCAAATACATGAAATAGCATAGGTGTTACGATAACATGCACGTCATTTGAGTGGTTCGCAGCTTTGTCACCttattatcacgtgacttgCTTGTATGTGATGTTTAACCGTACACTACATACATAGCCAATCATACACTACATGACTACATGTACTCATTTTAGCGTATAGGAATTAGATGTggtatagtttttatttttagtttaggtttttttttttaatattgggcattattatatacatttgTATTTATCGATACTTATTGAcaagttttaatataaaaaaaaaatttaaaaaattttttaggatagaattttaaattttaagatattaGTAGAGATAGATTTGTCTTATCGACTAGTAGTGTTTCGATCCGGATAaaacatcaaatattttaacgtgggattatgattaaaaaaggTTACAAATTTCGGCTTTGAGTGGActataatttcggccagaattaaaataatattattccataaatttttattaattttggtggTCCCAGCCTAAATTAACCGAGCCGGTATCCGGATAAAAACCGGATAAAACCGCTACGGATCGAAACTCTATCGACTAGATTAGGAGAATTAATGTAGTTTAACTCAAATATTCTTTACATATGTATATCTTAGCTAGCACTTTTATccttttaactttattattagcaTTAGTTAGGTCAAAATTTTTGGTAGGGAAGGAGcgtaagtattttatttatatatatatttttgtaatgtgTCTTTTGTTCTTAAAATACTCTGTTATATGGTTGTCACGTGATTTGCACGGTCGGCTCTAAGTATGGATTATGATCTTATTTTCAATATACATCCGAATAAAGATGCGttacagtttaaaaaaataaaaaataaaaaatatttttttttttttcgcgaaattaattattaatgtatcTTTGCAAATTTGTATTTCATACATAACTTAAATTCAAGATCGAATTATAACATTATGCATTTACTATACGCTGCCTTGATAAGATATTACATAACTACatgttattagtaaatatttaattatactaaGTAAAATACTTGTTTGTATCGTTAACGTTGATTTTATGGTCACAAATATTTTGTCTTTGTCTTggtattcaattatttttacaaattaataaagaaatgtcTAATCAAAAgctacttaatttatttattattattttcctaaaaatataattatttatttcaagcAAACCTCGTTAGTCCCAAACTCCAGTCCCACAAAAAAGGAAGAATTAAcgaatttcttaatataacGAACCTATCAGTGTTGTACCAATTTTATCATGCAAAAAATCTCGCTATACTGAagattactaattaaatatcGTATACCGTATATATAAATGACTCTTATTAtaccgaatttttttaataccgaATTTTGTGtgatatgcaaatattatacaattcaCCGCAGTATACCAAATTTTCCCGAGTTATACTAGATTTTCACAtcatattaatgaatttttcttataacgAAGGTTTTGATTGGCTAAACCACCAACTTCGTTATAAAGCGAGTATACTATATAAAGAATACTATGATAAAAAACAACttataaaggaaataaaatttgtgcgcACCCGCGCATGTGCGCACCCCtccatttttggtaatttttatatagtaaatttgtcgatcattaattatcacatgattttagtaaaatcccgatttttttaaatattcatgcTGCAACTCTCATGTACATATTATAGAgccttaaaaatttatttactatgcGTAATTTTGCATATtctacaactttacttaatgaGCCATGAAGGGTTTAGAAtgtcatttttgacttttatatataatatatccatGGGGGTGCGCACATGCGCAGGTGCGCACAAATTTTAAAcccttatataaattataaaggaaTTTAACAAAC
This genomic interval carries:
- a CDS encoding uncharacterized protein (SECRETED:cutsite_VTG-HC; SECRETED:prob_0.7012); SECRETED:SignalP(1-24), encoding MWLNRSLLGFLFLTLFYLLPVVTGHCTTVTKTRHYTKTIRPTNCPKATTTTTTSITTTTSTTTTVTTSTVTVLPAIVKRTNNRVKCIPDKKVYQSSKCSKCKRCRNKHDKRCKKRYNECKKCKVTVYCTPTVTLPCQKPKTVTTTAFATSTAIATTTITSIFSTNTPTCKPVCALLDACNLDTFQTCCNLCCTSIGGVSKCCSSDGLGSQCPNAIHKRLKSSDSDRPYMIKEGKKTFL